In Rhizorhabdus phycosphaerae, the genomic stretch GCGATGCGTCCATGACGGACCGCCGGCTCGACGGCCGCGCTTCCATCAGGACGCCGTCGCTCGCCTTCGAGCTGAGCGGTATCGTCGATCTCGCGGCCAACGCGTTTGACGGGGTGCGGATCAAGGGCGTCCTCCTCCGTCCCCCGGCGCTCTTCCCCAACATGACCGGGCGCAATGTCGCGCTCGACGCGCGCTTCGACGGGCCGTTCGGCACGGCGGCCTATAGCTACACGCTGACCGCCGACCATGTCGCCTTCGACAATACCGGGTTCGATATCGTCAAAGCGACCGGGAAGGGCGCGTTGTCGGCCGCTCCGGTCAAACTGCCGGTCCGGCTGACCGCCCGGCGTGTCACCGGCATCGGCGACGTGGCCGGCGGGATCCTCGGCAATCTGTCGCTGGACGGCACCTTGCTCGTCACCGCGCGCAACGTCACCGGCGACAAGCTGAAACTGAAGTCCGACAAGCTTGCCGGCGACCTGTCGCTGCGCCTGGACCTCAAGACCGGCGCCTATGACGTGGCGCTCACGGGCAAGCTGCTCCGCTATTTCATTCCCGGCGTCGGCATCGTCGACGTCAATTCCGAACTGACCGTGCTGCCGGGAACGGGCGGGCGGGGCACCTCGGTCACCGGGCGTGGCCGTGCCTGGGTTCGCCGCTTCGACAATGGATTTCTCCGCTCGCTTGCGGGCGGACTGCCCTTCATCGACACCCGACTGCGGCGGGGGCCTGACGGCATCTTGCATTTCGAGCGGCTGCAGCTGACCGCGCCGGACATCCGCATCACCGGTACCGGCTTCAGGCGTCGCGATGGCACAATCTATTTCAAGGGAAGTGGTACGCAGGCGCGCTATGGCCCGCTGCAACTGACGCTCGATGGAAATATCAGCCGCCCGAAGATCGATCTCGTCCTCGCTTCGCCGGTGCCAGCTCTGGGACTGACCGACACCATCGTCCACCTCGATCCGACGCCACAGGGCTTTGCCTATCGCGCGGAGGGCGGCTCCTATCTCGGTCCGTGGGACAGTCGCGGTGCGATCCTGCTGCCCAGCGGGCAGTCGGCCACGATCGCGGTGGCGGCGCTCGCCGTCAGCGGAGCCGCAGGCAGTGGCGCACTCCGCTCTTATCCGCAGGGCTTTACCGGCCGGATCGACCTGGCTGGCGGTACGGTCACCGGCCCCCTGACATTCTCGGTGGAGCAGGGACTGCAGAAGATCGAGGGACATCTCCGCGCTCGCCGGGCGAGCTTCGCAGCAGCGCTGCCCTTCACCGTCAATCGTGGCCGCATCGATGGCACGGTCCTTCTCGATCCGGCCGGCGCGCGTATCGATGCGACGGCGGCCCTGTTCGGTTCGACGATAAAGGGTGTCACGATTGGACGGACCCGAGCGACTCTGACGGCGCGCGGCGCGAGCGGCACGATCGATGCGACCGTCGCCGGCTCGCGTGGCCGGGGGTTCCAGCTGGCGACGAAGCTGGGCTTCGCGCCCGACCGGCTGTCATTGGCCGTTGAAGGGGTTATCGACCGCAAGACCGTCAAGCTCGACGAGCCGGCGGTTCTGAGCCGCGACGGCGATGCCTGGCGGCTGGACCCCGTGTCGCTGGGTTTCGCCAATGGCCGCGCGACGCTCGCAGGACGCTTCGGCGGCGCGGCAAACGAGGTCCATGCCGTCGTTCAGTCGATGCCGCTGTCGGTCCTCGACCTCTTCTATCCGCAGCTCGGTCTGTCGGGCGTAGCGACCGGCGACGTCGACTACCGCCTGCAACGCGGCGCGCGCATACCCACGGGTCGCGCCAAGCTGACGATCAAGGGCTTGTCCCGTTCCGGCCTGGTCCTGACGTCCAGGCCTGCCGATGTCGGCCTCTCCGCCGTCCTTACCGAGAATGTCGCGGCAGCGCGGGCCGTGGTCGCCAGCAGCGGCAAGGTGATCGGCCGCGCGCAGGCACGCATCACCAACATCCCGCCATCCGGCGCGCTCGACGACCGTCTGCTGGCCGGGCGGCTTTTCGCCCAGCTGCGCTATGGCGGACCCGCGGACATGCTGTGGCGCCTGTTCGGGGTCGAGACGATCGACCTGTCGGGGCCGGTGGCCATTGGCGCGGACATCAG encodes the following:
- a CDS encoding translocation/assembly module TamB domain-containing protein, translating into MSGEPALVAEVEERVLVWRERHPVLRRVAIGLLSLLLLISAAIWMLDSAPGHRLIADRIGALRPSSGLRIHVGRIDGSIWNRATVRDLRLYDDRGLFLEAPEIRLDWRPAAWLANKLWIRRASTDLLILHRKPALRPSARKGPLLPSFDIHVGHLEVKRLRLDPPVAGRRFLTTLTGGADIHGGRVLLRLDASSNAADRVSLQLDSQPDRDLFDLDAKVEGPAGGVIASLTGWKQPVDGVISGNGTWTAWNGRATLDAGDTRIVELALKANKGRYALDGFLAPSRFLSGKLQRLSDPQIRIKGDASMTDRRLDGRASIRTPSLAFELSGIVDLAANAFDGVRIKGVLLRPPALFPNMTGRNVALDARFDGPFGTAAYSYTLTADHVAFDNTGFDIVKATGKGALSAAPVKLPVRLTARRVTGIGDVAGGILGNLSLDGTLLVTARNVTGDKLKLKSDKLAGDLSLRLDLKTGAYDVALTGKLLRYFIPGVGIVDVNSELTVLPGTGGRGTSVTGRGRAWVRRFDNGFLRSLAGGLPFIDTRLRRGPDGILHFERLQLTAPDIRITGTGFRRRDGTIYFKGSGTQARYGPLQLTLDGNISRPKIDLVLASPVPALGLTDTIVHLDPTPQGFAYRAEGGSYLGPWDSRGAILLPSGQSATIAVAALAVSGAAGSGALRSYPQGFTGRIDLAGGTVTGPLTFSVEQGLQKIEGHLRARRASFAAALPFTVNRGRIDGTVLLDPAGARIDATAALFGSTIKGVTIGRTRATLTARGASGTIDATVAGSRGRGFQLATKLGFAPDRLSLAVEGVIDRKTVKLDEPAVLSRDGDAWRLDPVSLGFANGRATLAGRFGGAANEVHAVVQSMPLSVLDLFYPQLGLSGVATGDVDYRLQRGARIPTGRAKLTIKGLSRSGLVLTSRPADVGLSAVLTENVAAARAVVASSGKVIGRAQARITNIPPSGALDDRLLAGRLFAQLRYGGPADMLWRLFGVETIDLSGPVAIGADISGTGANPVIRGTLRSTQARLESAVSGTVITNIAANGRFDGSTLLIDSLKGRTRGDGTITGKARFDLSAEAGLGMDVAIDANDAQLINRDDIGATVTGPVRFVSNGNGGTISGDVRLVKGRFQLGRAAAVATIPQFATVELNRPDDENEVRRRAPWRLDIKMAARNQLTVSGLGLDSEWRGQLDLGGTIENPSIRGRMDLVRGGYEFAGRRFDLDRGAIRFLGETPPDPLLDITAKANLNGVSATIGVAGTGLKPEISFTSIPALPEDELLSRLLFGTSITNLSAPEALQLAAAVSSLRGGGGGLNPINAVRKAAGLDRLRILPADPTIGIGTSIAAGKYIGRRTFVEVISDGQGYSATRIEFQLTRWLSLLSSISTIGRQSASVRVSKDY